In Pectinophora gossypiella chromosome 17, ilPecGoss1.1, whole genome shotgun sequence, one DNA window encodes the following:
- the LOC126374159 gene encoding Bardet-Biedl syndrome 2 protein homolog, which produces MQISTVQPVFKLELNHKVTPGIVTIAKYDGTHLCLTACAGYDKIIIHHPHGAVASGRAQRSQAHGEVSELNLSQAVIALASGPLKPDVARDMLLIGSPTQILAYDVHDNTDLFFKEAPDGVNVIIAGSFGKHHETLAIVGGNSSVLGLNWEGGEVFWNVVSGKVFSMIAFDFDKDGENELLIGCEDSYIRVLKNNQFVVELAETGPVLCLTPVTDVRFAYGLANGTIGIYEEGIRLWRVKSKQNALSLQWSGETLACCWNNGRVDWRDGVSGRVLRRVQMRAAAAAMLLSDYRSVGAPDLVCVSDKGEVLGYSPHQEETGFNAAKKLPSEEDRLAITELFNKKQALTVELQHYEANASSATNSLDERPATAMPTNTRLQVAVTPVPDEGSLGLAISTNNETVVRAALVLAEGIFETGETLARHPPASELRSLLHVSLRPPRDVPVDVHIKALVGYADSEQFHIFELTKQLPRFSMYTLAPPSLAKHRHESYVTFRITERVQRICIWINQNFLLEQEVELQSEEAKELHIGFICLRDKSQLDMDFGPDGQVKISTPDIRLAGDLIQSLGIYLNLSDLQSVAQFPEAEKKLREEMENASQLGEMRSRLAAETAERAQLITALLPAAQDAASFDLKEMLNRYKEVVMLNEELLTGCHIRSSTQEQAVASLKSLHRVLQQAARLRVGKHSKAVVAASRKAVRDDNVDALVKILQVGDS; this is translated from the exons ATAATAATCCATCATCCACACGGGGCGGTAGCGAGCGGCCGCGCACAGCGATCGCAGGCGCACGGTGAAGTCTCAGAACTAAACCTCAGTCAAGCAGTCATCGCACTCGCGTCCGGGCCGCTTAAACCTGACGTGGCGAGAGACATGCTGCTTATTGGCTCGCCAACGCagatattag CTTACGACGTCCACGACAACACTGACTTGTTCTTCAAGGAGGCGCCGGACGGAGTAAACGTTATAATTGCGGGTAGTTTCGGCAAACACCACGAGACGCTTGCGATTGTGGGGGGCAACAGTTCCGTTCTGGGACTCAACTGGGAGGGGGGAGAGGTCTTTTGGAATGTGGTCAGCGGGAAGGTCTTCTCCATGATCGCGTTCGATTTCGACAAGGATGGCGAGAATGAG CTGCTGATAGGCTGTGAGGACTCGTACATCCGGGTGCTGAAGAACAACCAGTTCGTGGTCGAGCTGGCGGAGACGGGCCCCGTGCTTTGCCTCACGCCGGTCACCGACGTTCGGTTCGCGTACGGTCTCGCTAACGGAACCATTGGTATTTACGAGGAGGGGATCCGCTTGTGGAGGGTTAAG TCCAAACAAAACGCACTCTCTCTCCAATGGTCAGGCGAGACGCTGGCATGTTGCTGGAATAACGGTCGCGTGGACTGGCGGGACGGCGTCTCGGGCCGGGTGCTGCGCCGCGTGCAGATGagagccgccgccgccgccatgtTGTTGTCGGACTACCGCTCTGTGGGCGCGCCTGACCTCGTCTGCGTCTCCGATAAGGGAGAAG TTCTGGGGTACTCTCCACACCAAGAAGAGACAGGCTTCAACGCAGCTAAGAAACTGCCCTCAGAAGAAGATCGGCTGGCCATCACGGAGTTGTTTAATAAGAAGCAAGCTCTGACAGTTGAGCTGCAGCATTACGAAGCCAACGCCAGTTCGGCTACCAACAGCCTGGATGAGAGACCAGCCACTGCCATGCCTACCAATACTAGACTGCAAGTTGCTGTTACGCCTGTGCCTGATGAG GGTTCTCTAGGCCTGGCGATATCAACGAACAACGAGACGGTAGTCCGCGCGGCGCTGGTTTTAGCAGAGGGTATATTCGAGACGGGCGAGACACTAGCGCGGCACCCGCCAGCAAGCGAGTTGCGGTCCTTACTGCATGTGTCGCTGCGCCCGCCGAGGGATGTGCCCGTTGATGTGCATATTAAG gcCCTAGTTGGTTATGCTGACAGTGAACAGTTCCACATTTTCGAGCTAACTAAACAGTTGCCCAGATTTTCTATGTACACTCTTGCCCCTCCTAGCTTGGCCAAGCATAGACACGAGAGCTATGTTACATTTAGAATCACTGAAAGAGTCCAGAGAATTTGTATTTGGATCAACCAGAACTTTTTATTAGAGCAAGAAGTAGAATTACAAAGCGAGGAAGCAAAGGAGCTCCATATTGGTTTTATTTGCTTGAGGGACAAGTCTCAGTTAGACATGGATTTTGGGCCAGATGGACAAGTAAAGATTTCTACACCTGATATACGGTTGGCTGGCGATTTGATACAGAGCTTGGGTATTTATCTTAACTTGTCTGATTTACAG TCCGTGGCACAATTTCCTGAAGCGGAAAAGAAACTACGTGAAGAAATGGAAAATGCATCTCAACTCGGAGAAATGAGGTCTCGACTAGCTGCTGAAACTGCCGAGCGTGCACAGTTGATTACCGCTCTATTACCTGCTGCGCAAGATGCGGCTTCTTTTGATTT GAAAGAAATGCTCAATCGTTACAAGGAAGTGGTCATGCTGAATGAGGAGTTACTGACAGGCTGCCACATCAGGAGCTCCACACAAGAGCAGGCTGTCGCTTCGCTGAAAAGCTTACACAGAGTGTTACAACAAGCTGCACGGCTTAGGG TGGGAAAGCACAGCAAGGCGGTGGTAGCCGCTAGCAGAAAAGCTGTACGTGATGACAACGTAGACGCTCTAGTCAAGATCCTGCAAGTTGGGGACTCTtaa
- the LOC126374194 gene encoding SUMO-activating enzyme subunit 1, with protein sequence MVENNEVELSEAEAEQYDRQIRLWGLESQKRLRASKVLIIGIGGLGAETAKNIILSGVKSVCLLDNEKLKEIDLYSQFLAPPDKIGENRAEVSLQRARALNPMVDITAETKGVDELQDSYFTQFDIVVATGLKQEQLERINNVCRDSNKKFLCGDVWGMFGYMFADLVDHEYSEEIVQYKAVKRGPDDTGENARETVSITVKRRAIYVPLQNALSADWSKPELRSRLRRGDPSYFVMKVLMRFRDEHNRNPDPAKRKEDTEILLKMRDELVKELSLPAGFVSDALLSDVFGTVAGAAAVVGGVIGQEVVKAVSQREPPHNNMFFFNPVKCVGFVELYGQ encoded by the coding sequence ATGGTTGAAAATAACGAAGTGGAGCTCTCTGAAGCAGAGGCTGAGCAGTATGATCGACAAATTCGTCTCTGGGGGTTAGAATCTCAGAAAAGGTTACGCGCCTCCAAGGTTCTGATCATTGGAATTGGCGGTCTCGGTGCTGAGACCGCAAAGAACATTATTCTGTCTGGTGTAAAGAGTGTTTGTTTACTAGATAACGAAAAGCTTAAGGAAATTGATCTGTACTCTCAGTTTTTGGCACCTCCCGATAAAATTGGAGAGAACCGGGCGGAAGTTTCGTTGCAAAGAGCGAGAGCGTTGAACCCTATGGTAGACATCACGGCGGAGACCAAAGGAGTAGATGAGCTTCAGGACAGTTATTTCACACAGTTTGACATAGTAGTCGCCACCGGACTGAAGCAAGAACAGCTGGAGCGAATAAATAACGTGTGCCGCGATAGTAACAAGAAATTCCTCTGTGGCGATGTCTGGGGTATGTTTGGTTACATGTTCGCTGACCTCGTCGATCACGAGTACTCTGAAGAAATTGTCCAATACAAAGCTGTGAAACGTGGCCCTGATGACACTGGTGAAAATGCCAGAGAAACTGTTAGCATCACAGTAAAACGCCGAGCTATTTATGTTCCTCTGCAAAATGCTCTGTCAGCTGATTGGTCGAAGCCTGAGTTGCGATCTCGACTGCGTCGTGGCGACCCATCTTATTTTGTCATGAAGGTATTAATGCGTTTCAGAGATGAGCACAACCGTAACCCAGATCCTGCTAAACGGAAGGAAGATACTGAGATTCTTTTGAAAATGCGCGATGAACTTGTTAAAGAGCTGTCTCTGCCAGCTGGATTTGTCAGTGATGCCTTGCTGTCCGATGTATTTGGAACAGTTGCAGGGGCTGCAGCAGTGGTGGGGGGTGTTATTGGTCAGGAGGTTGTGAAAGCTGTCAGCCAGCGTGAACCTCCTCATAACAACATGTTCTTCTTCAATCCAGTGAAATGTGTCGGTTTCGTAGAACTATATGGGCAgtga
- the LOC126374154 gene encoding origin recognition complex subunit 1: MPKKIVNKSVAWIGDEIVTDQKSSITFRHYEKFQFKNIVGEIGDFVLVSNADSAEPDTEAGCDAAQILALYEDTTNKNDPFRAKVQWYSKPADVPKSCFSNAEPIEFLDKEVLEDNRPFDTDVSIETFFKKCSITLTFTKDTDVDLTSPYHYICRYRLVAVSKRKVQVEPVLEQERKALQLLSTPAKSTPSRTPKTPSSLVKRMSRVSISEQKNWSVSKNDGTKLLLKRAILADKNEKDSPKKLTPKPTPKKTETPRSSSKLTRNNIEDLLSMELQENSDEELPTLIIRQHVVTTPKRKTSVAKPIEETPRKVLDFDDDEKEAYSTRSGRVSKIPVNYVEMELSPVKKTPTRTPRAVKAPVNYAELETSPVKHTPRKSIRKLIDDIDDDFNVPAPKTPRTPKTPRTPRVTPGKTPKRRIVSQLTPTIRSRAHSVDTINEYLQDNKSLPGRESQLAEILAFVRSKLLDATSGCMYISGVPGTGKTATVCSALDILKEEADLPAFQLVEVNGMKIAEPRQAYVQIYKQLTGKSVVWEQACSLLEKRFTNPGPRRTPTVLLVDELDALCTRRQDVLYSIMEWAAHDSALLTVLAVANTMDLPERALAARVASRLGLTRLTFPPYTHTQLQTIVATRLQGATVTADAVQLIARKVAAVSGDARRALALCSRALELAAAEGGAGAGGGAGAGLQHVQRALGEAAAGAAVRAIQSCAPAERLMLRAVAAEVERTGSDETTLSRALQTAAAIVALDGRPYRAATQIRAPTASQALAICAQLAASRLLLLEPKPAEPRLLLNVSVDDVHYATRQITV; encoded by the exons ATGCCtaagaaaatagtaaataaGTCTGTTGCGTGGATTGGTGATGAAATTGTTACTGATCAAAAATCCTCGATAACTTTTCGACATTACGA AAagtttcaattcaaaaatattgtgGGTGAAATTGGTGATTTCGTGCTAGTTTCAAATGCTGATTCTGCGGAGCCGGATACGGAGGCAGGATGCGATGCGGCCCAAATACTAGCGCTCTACGAAGACACCACTAACAAGAACGATCCGTTCAGAGCCAAGGTTCAGTGGTACTCCAAGCCTGCAGATGTACCAAAATCTTGTTTCAGTAATGCTGAGCCCATTGAATTCCTTGATAAAGAA GTATTGGAGGACAACAGACCGTTTGACACCGATGTGTCAATAGAAACATTCTTCAAAAAATGCTCCATCACCCTTACTTTTACCAAAGACACCGATGTAGACTTAACGTCTCCATACCATTACATTTGTCGGTATAGATTGGTAGCTGTAAGCAAACGAAAAGTCCAAGTTGAACCAGTCTTGGAACAAGAACGTAAAGCGTTACAGTTACTCAGCACACCAGCAAAGTCTACTCCGTCAAGAACACCAAAAACGCCAAGTAGTCTTGTGAAACGAATGAGCAGAGTATCAATTTCTGAGCAAAAGAATTGGAGTGTAAGCAAGAATGACGGCACTAAACTGTTGCTCAAAAGAGCTATTTTAGCtgataaaaatgaaaaagactCACCAAAAAAATTAACTCCCAAACCCACCCCTAAAAAGACTGAAACTCCTCGAAGTTCAAGTAAACTAACTAGGAATAACATAGAAGATTTATTATCTATGGAACTACAAGAGAATTCTGATGAAGAGCTACCAACTTTAATCATCAGACAGCACGTGGTGACAACACCGAAAAGAAAAACATCTGTAGCTAAACCTATTGAAGAAACACCAAGAAAAGTGTTAgattttgatgatgatgaaaaggaAGCTTATTCAACAAGGTCTGGGAGAGTTTCTAAAATCCCAGTGAACTATGTAGAAATGGAATTATCTCCAGTTAAGAAGACCCCTACAAGAACTCCTAGAGCTGTAAAAGCTCCAGTAAATTATGCCGAACTAGAAACTTCTCCAGTTAAACATACACCAAGGAAATCCATTCGTAAACTGATTGATGACATTGATGATGACTTTAATGTGCCCGCTCCTAAGACTCCTCGTACACCTAAGACCCCCAGGACCCCTAGAGTCACTCCAGGAAAGACACCTAAAAGACGAATTGTCAGTCAGTTGACTCCAACTATTCGGTCTAGAGCACATTCTGTAGATACAATAAatg AATACTTGCAGGACAATAAATCACTGCCGGGCAGAGAGTCTCAACTTGCAGAAATATTGGCATTTGTGAGGAGCAAACTGCTAGATGCCACCAGCGG ATGCATGTACATCTCTGGAGTCCCAGGTACAGGCAAGACGGCGACAGTGTGTTCTGCGCTGGACATCCTCAAGGAGGAGGCGGACCTGCCCGCCTTCCAGCTGGTGGAGGTCAACGGGATGAAGATCGCAGAGCCCCGGCAGGCCTATGTGCAGATCTATAAGCAACTTACTG GTAAATCTGTTGTATGGGAGCAGGCATGTTCTCTGCTGGAGAAGCGATTCACAAACCCTGGACCTAGAAGAACCCCAACTGTATTACTTGTGGACGAG CTAGACGCCCTGTGCACGCGTCGCCAGGACGTACTATACAGCATAATGGAGTGGGCAGCACACGACTCGGCGCTGCTGACGGTCCTCGCGGTGGCCAACACCATGGACCTGCCCGAGCGGGCGCTGGCGGCGCGCGTCGCCTCGCGCCTGGGCCTCACGCGGCTCACCTTCCCGCCCTACACGCACACGCAGCTGCAAACCATCGTGGCCACGAGGCTGCAAGGCGCGACAGTCACTGCTGATGCTGTTCAGCTCATCGCCAG GAAAGTAGCAGCAGTGTCTGGCGACGCACGGCGAGCGCTGGCGCTGTGCTCGCGGGCGCTGGAGCTGGCGGCCGCGGAGGGcggggcgggcgcggggggcgggGCGGGCGCGGGGCTGCAGCACGTGCAGCGCGCGCTGGGCGAGGCGGCCGCGGGCGCCGCCGTGCGCGCCATACAGAGCTGCGCGCCCGCCGAGCGGCTCATGCTGCGGGCCGTGGCCGCAGAG GTCGAAAGAACCGGTTCAGACGAGACGACTCTCTCCAGAGCCCTACAGACGGCGGCGGCCATCGTGGCTCTAGACGGGCGGCCGTACCGCGCCGCGACGCAGATCCGCGCCCCGACAGCCTCACAGGCGTTAGCCATATGCGCCCAGTTAGCCGCCAGTCGACTGCTGCTTCTAGAACCTAAGCCCGCTGAGCCTAGGCTATTGTTGAATGTCAGCGTCGATGACGTCCATTATGCTACAAGGCAGATTACTGTTTGA
- the LOC126374167 gene encoding protein AATF produces MKPKLKKSAKLLLSDKIADALTVKPKADIEDDQVFGTKPQTLTKTDLGSSDSEDETAISDFRKRNINLLSEVSKKYEGQVVSRKELKGDDSEDYEESDSEDEGNHVSGKDLTLHDADSDSSNDLDTEEPQLPQMSKQKLKASSDSEDFSSEGESDDYSITQFKKQIEGSDDDENEDEEEDDEESEGEDGEGYDISQMDEPMKESFEHVKKQNVSEEAKKGACVRNQLLIWEGLLEMRIHLQRCMNTANQMPMPDTYKELKQSNQFTEECNTAKTNIASVLDKFLTLQNVLFKNYPETKTIANKVEGKDTKSENPNKTKVDDDDEEIPSDTDNEEIPSDTEDEEDDTIKKDTTKKQTNITPTKKRKLEDYENDILRSHKAFKSFRDSTIQKWNEKTRLAAATNIKNKNAPTNTILQQISYILSDKEKLLKRTQLKRSEYDIIGYKRETTEEEKEQNGTDAPKVKDRKEDDEYIPEIFDDSDFYHQLLRELIECKSADISDPVQLSRQWIALQQMRSKMKRKVDTKATKGRKIKYVVHNQLVNYMAPEKCTTWNEESTNELYCSLFGKMFEHNNVGLNANLENGFKVKN; encoded by the exons ATGAAGCCGAAACTGAAGAAATCTGCTAAACTTCTTCTCTCAGACAAAATTGCAGATGCTCTGACTGTAAAACCGAAAGCAGACATAGAAGATGACCAGGTATTTGGCACTAAACCTCAAACCCTTACCAAGACGGATTTGGGCTCTTCAGATAGCGAAGATGAGACTGCTATTAGTGATTTCCGTAAGaggaatattaatttattgagcGAGGTAAGCAAAAAGTATGAGGGTCAGGTTGTATCGCGGAAAGAGTTGAAAGGAGACGACTCTGAAGATTACGAAGAGAGTGACTCAGAAGACGAGGGTAACCATGTGTCAGGCAAGGATCTTACGTTGCACGATGCCGATTCCGACAGTTCTAATGACTTGGACACGGAGGAACCACAACTACCACAGATGTCGAAACAAAAGCTCAAAGCTTCATCAGATTCCGAAGATTTTTCCTCTGAAGGTGAAAGTGATGATTACAGTATAACCCAGTTTAAGAAGCAGATAGAAGGCTcggatgatgatgaaaatgaaGATGAAGAAGAGGATGATGAAGAGAGCGAAGGTGAAGATGGTGAAGGATATGATATCAGTCAGATGGATGAACCGATGAAGGAAAGTTTTGAACATGTTAAGAAGCAAAATGTCTCGGAGGAAGCAAAGAAGGGGGCTTGTGTGAGGAACCAACTGCTCATTTGGGAGGGGCTTCTAGAGATGAGGATACATCTACAAAGATGTATGAATACTGCAAATCAGATGCCTATGCCGGATACCTACAAAGAATTGAAGCAGAGTAATCAGTTCACTGAAGAATGTAACACAGctaaaaccaatattgctagtGTTTtggataa GTTTCTCACATTACAAAATGTGCTGTTCAAGAATTATCCAGAAACAAAGACAATAGCTAATAAAGTAGAAGGAAAAGACACAAAGTCAGAAAACCCTAACAAAACTAAagtggatgatgatgatgaagagatCCCAAGTGACACAGATAATGAAGAGATACCATCAGACACTGAAGATGAAGAAGAtgacacaataaaaaaagacaCAACGAAAAAGCAAACAAATATCACACCTACCAAAAAACGAAAGTTGGAAGACTATGAAAATGACATTTTACGGTCCCACAAAGCATTCAAATCATTCAGAGACTCAACAATCCAGAAATGGAATGAAAAAACACGGTTAGCTGCTgctacaaatattaaaaataaaaacgctCCTACTAACACTATCTTACAACAAATATCGTACATTCTATCTGATAAAGAGAAGCTACTTAAAAGAACTCAGTTGAAACGGTCAGAGTATGACATTATTGGTTATAAGAGAGAAACTACAGAAGAAGAGAAGGAGCAAAACGGAACAGATGCCCCTAAAGTAAAAGACCGTAAAGAAGATGATGAGTATATTCCAGAGATATTTGATGACAGTGACTTCTATCACCAGCTTTTAAGAGAGTTGATTGAATGTAAATCAGCAGATATATCGGATCCTGTTCAGCTGAGTAGGCAATGGATAGCTTTACAACAAATGAGGAGTAAAATGAAAAGGAAAGTGGATACAAAAGCTACTAAGGGACGAAAAATTAAGTATGTAGTACATAATCAACTAGTTAATTACATGGCACCAGAGAAATGTACCACTTGGAATGAAGAGAGTACCAACGAATTGTACTGTTCATTATTTGGTAAAATGTTTGAGCATAATAATGTAGGATTAAATGCTAATTTAGAAAATGGTTTTAAGGTTAAAAACTGA